One stretch of Streptomyces peucetius DNA includes these proteins:
- the atpB gene encoding F0F1 ATP synthase subunit A has protein sequence MSADPTQVLAFETDCHIFDGCGFPAPGLHSFLFEPLWGDGDSNLYFNKTMLLALLGSVIIVGFFWAAFRNPKVVPGKLQMVAEAGYDFIRRGIVYETIGKREGEKYVPLVVSLFFFVWVMNLWSIIPLAQFPVTSIIAYPMVLALIVYILWVSLTFKRHGFVGFWKNVTGFDKSLGPVAYLAATIELFSNLLVRPFTHAVRLFANMFAGHTLLLLFTIASWYLLNGIGFAYAGVSFVMVVVMTAFELFIQAVQAYVFVLLTCTYIQGALAEHH, from the coding sequence GTGAGTGCTGACCCGACGCAGGTGCTCGCCTTCGAGACCGACTGCCACATCTTCGACGGTTGTGGCTTTCCGGCACCGGGCCTGCACTCGTTCCTGTTCGAGCCGCTCTGGGGCGACGGGGACAGCAATCTGTACTTCAACAAGACGATGCTTCTGGCGCTTCTGGGCTCCGTCATCATCGTCGGGTTCTTCTGGGCTGCTTTCCGCAACCCGAAGGTCGTCCCGGGCAAGCTGCAGATGGTCGCCGAAGCCGGCTACGACTTCATCCGCCGTGGCATTGTCTACGAGACGATCGGCAAGCGTGAGGGCGAGAAGTACGTTCCGCTCGTGGTCTCGCTGTTCTTCTTCGTCTGGGTGATGAACCTCTGGTCGATCATCCCCCTGGCACAGTTCCCGGTGACGTCGATCATCGCGTACCCGATGGTCCTGGCACTGATCGTCTACATCCTGTGGGTCAGCCTGACGTTCAAGCGTCACGGATTCGTCGGCTTCTGGAAGAACGTCACGGGCTTCGACAAGTCGCTCGGCCCGGTTGCCTACCTGGCCGCGACGATCGAGCTGTTCTCGAACCTCCTGGTCCGTCCGTTCACTCACGCGGTCCGTCTTTTCGCGAACATGTTCGCGGGTCACACCCTGCTGCTGCTCTTCACGATCGCCAGCTGGTACCTGCTGAACGGCATCGGTTTCGCCTACGCCGGCGTCTCGTTCGTGATGGTCGTCGTCATGACGGCTTTCGAGCTCTTCATCCAGGCGGTTCAGGCGTACGTCTTCGTCCTCCTGACCTGCACCTACATCCAGGGCGCGCTCGCCGAGCATCACTGA
- a CDS encoding response regulator, producing the protein MTVEADAAQDTPRIRVLVAEDQSAVRAGLVLILRSAADIEVVAEAADGEEAVRLARELRPEVVLMDVQMPRLDGVSATRQVVTEELADVLVLTTFDLDEYVFGALRAGAAGFLLKNTDAGDLLRAVRTVARGEGLIAPAVTRRLIAEFAAPRTVRSAGASDRAVLEVLTRREREVLSCLGEGLSNAEIAGRLSMAEATVKTHVSRLLGKLELRSRVQAAVLAQELGV; encoded by the coding sequence ATGACCGTGGAAGCGGATGCCGCGCAGGACACCCCCCGGATCCGGGTGCTGGTCGCGGAGGACCAGAGCGCGGTACGGGCGGGACTCGTACTGATCCTGCGCAGCGCCGCGGACATCGAGGTGGTCGCAGAGGCCGCGGACGGCGAGGAGGCGGTGCGCCTCGCCAGGGAGCTGCGCCCGGAGGTGGTCCTGATGGATGTGCAGATGCCCCGGCTGGACGGGGTGTCCGCGACCCGGCAGGTGGTCACGGAGGAGCTGGCCGACGTGCTGGTGCTGACGACCTTCGATCTGGACGAGTACGTCTTCGGGGCGCTGCGGGCGGGGGCGGCCGGCTTTCTGCTGAAGAACACCGACGCGGGCGATCTGCTGCGGGCGGTGCGGACGGTGGCACGCGGCGAGGGCTTGATCGCCCCGGCCGTCACCCGGCGGCTGATCGCGGAGTTCGCCGCACCCCGGACCGTACGGTCCGCGGGCGCTTCGGACCGCGCGGTGCTGGAGGTGCTGACGCGGCGGGAGCGGGAGGTCCTGTCGTGCCTCGGGGAGGGGCTGTCGAACGCGGAGATCGCGGGGCGGCTGTCGATGGCGGAGGCCACGGTCAAGACCCACGTCAGCAGGCTGCTGGGGAAGCTGGAGCTGCGGAGCAGGGTGCAAGCGGCGGTGCTGGCGCAGGAGTTGGGGGTCTGA
- the atpA gene encoding F0F1 ATP synthase subunit alpha produces the protein MAELTIRPEEIRDALENYVQSYQPDAASREEVGTVSLAGDGIAKVEGLPSAMANELLKFEDGTLGLALNLEEREIGAIVLGEFNGIEEGQPVTRTGEVLSVGVGEGYLGRVVDPLGNPIDGLGEIATEGRRALELQAPGVMARKSVHEPMQTGYKAVDAMVPIGRGQRQLVIGDRQTGKTALAVDTIINQRDNWRSGDPKKQVRCIYVAIGQKGSTIASVRGALEEAGALEYTTIVAAPASDPAGFKYLAPYTGSAIGQHWMYDGKHVLIIFDDLSKQADAYRAVSLLLRRPPGREAYPGDVFYLHSRLLERCAKLSDDMGAGSMTGLPIVETKANDVSAFIPTNVISITDGQCFLESDLFNAGQRPALNVGISVSRVGGSAQHKAMKQVSGRLRVDLAQYRELEAFAAFGSDLDAASKAQMERGKRMVELLKQGQYQPMPVEEQVVSVWAGTTGKMDDVPVADIRRFEAELLEYLRRERKDLLTSIAEGGKMSDDTLQSVADAIAAFKKQFETSDGKLLGEDAPVSTAK, from the coding sequence ATGGCGGAGCTCACGATCCGGCCGGAGGAGATCCGGGACGCGCTGGAGAACTATGTCCAGTCGTACCAGCCGGACGCGGCCTCGCGCGAGGAGGTCGGCACGGTCAGCCTGGCCGGCGACGGTATCGCGAAGGTCGAGGGTCTTCCCTCGGCCATGGCGAACGAGCTGCTGAAGTTCGAGGACGGCACCCTCGGTCTCGCCCTCAACCTCGAGGAGCGCGAGATCGGCGCGATCGTCCTCGGCGAGTTCAACGGTATCGAGGAGGGTCAGCCGGTCACCCGCACCGGTGAGGTCCTCTCGGTCGGTGTCGGCGAGGGCTACCTCGGCCGTGTCGTCGACCCGCTCGGCAACCCGATCGACGGACTCGGCGAGATCGCGACCGAGGGCCGCCGCGCCCTTGAGCTGCAGGCCCCGGGCGTCATGGCCCGTAAGTCGGTGCACGAGCCGATGCAGACCGGCTACAAGGCCGTCGACGCCATGGTGCCGATCGGCCGTGGCCAGCGTCAGCTGGTCATCGGCGACCGCCAGACCGGCAAGACCGCCCTGGCCGTCGACACGATCATCAACCAGCGTGACAACTGGCGTTCCGGCGACCCGAAGAAGCAGGTCCGCTGCATCTACGTCGCCATCGGCCAGAAGGGCTCGACCATCGCGTCCGTGCGCGGCGCCCTGGAAGAGGCCGGCGCGCTCGAGTACACGACGATCGTCGCCGCCCCGGCGTCCGACCCGGCAGGCTTCAAGTACCTCGCCCCGTACACCGGCTCGGCCATCGGCCAGCACTGGATGTACGACGGCAAGCACGTCCTCATCATCTTCGACGACCTCTCGAAGCAGGCCGACGCCTACCGCGCCGTGTCCCTGCTGCTGCGCCGCCCGCCGGGCCGTGAGGCCTACCCGGGTGACGTCTTCTACCTGCACTCGCGTCTGCTGGAGCGCTGCGCCAAGCTCTCCGACGACATGGGCGCCGGTTCGATGACGGGTCTGCCGATCGTCGAGACCAAGGCGAACGACGTGTCGGCGTTCATCCCGACCAACGTCATCTCCATCACCGACGGCCAGTGCTTCCTGGAGTCCGACCTGTTCAACGCCGGTCAGCGTCCGGCTCTGAACGTCGGTATCTCGGTCTCCCGTGTGGGTGGTTCCGCCCAGCACAAGGCCATGAAGCAGGTCTCCGGCCGTCTGCGCGTGGACCTCGCCCAGTACCGCGAGCTGGAGGCGTTCGCCGCCTTCGGTTCCGACCTGGACGCGGCCTCCAAGGCTCAGATGGAGCGCGGCAAGCGCATGGTCGAGCTGCTGAAGCAGGGCCAGTACCAGCCGATGCCCGTCGAGGAGCAGGTCGTCTCCGTCTGGGCCGGTACCACCGGCAAGATGGACGACGTCCCGGTCGCCGACATCCGTCGCTTCGAGGCCGAGCTGCTGGAGTACCTGCGCCGTGAGCGCAAGGACCTCCTGACCAGCATCGCCGAGGGCGGCAAGATGTCGGACGACACCCTCCAGTCCGTCGCTGACGCCATCGCCGCGTTCAAGAAGCAGTTCGAGACCTCGGACGGCAAGCTTCTGGGCGAGGACGCTCCGGTCAGCACCGCCAAGTAG
- a CDS encoding F0F1 ATP synthase subunit B, which produces MNPMVQLAAEGAENPLIPPIPELVIGLIAFVIVFGFLAKKLLPNINKVLEERREAIEGGIEKADAAKTEAESVLEQYKAQLAEARHEAARLRQEATEQGTAIIQEMKAEGQRQREEIIAAGHAQIEADRKAAAAALRQDVGKLATDLAGKLVGESLEDHARQSRTIDRFLDSLEDGASKAEATR; this is translated from the coding sequence GTGAACCCCATGGTTCAGCTCGCGGCCGAGGGAGCGGAGAATCCGCTCATCCCGCCGATTCCCGAGCTCGTCATCGGCCTGATCGCCTTTGTCATCGTCTTCGGCTTCCTCGCCAAGAAGCTCCTCCCGAACATCAACAAGGTTCTGGAAGAGCGTCGCGAGGCGATCGAAGGCGGTATCGAGAAGGCCGATGCGGCCAAGACCGAGGCCGAGAGCGTCCTTGAGCAGTACAAGGCGCAGCTCGCCGAGGCCCGTCACGAGGCCGCGCGTCTCCGCCAGGAAGCCACCGAGCAGGGCACCGCGATCATCCAGGAGATGAAGGCGGAAGGCCAGCGGCAGCGTGAGGAGATCATCGCGGCCGGCCACGCCCAGATCGAGGCCGACCGCAAGGCCGCGGCCGCGGCGCTGCGTCAGGACGTGGGCAAGCTCGCCACCGACCTGGCCGGCAAGCTGGTCGGCGAGTCCCTCGAGGACCACGCCCGCCAGAGCCGCACCATCGACCGCTTCCTCGACTCGCTCGAGGACGGCGCTTCGAAGGCCGAGGCAACCCGATGA
- a CDS encoding F0F1 ATP synthase subunit epsilon, whose amino-acid sequence MAAELHVELVAADRSVWSGEATLVVARTTSGDIGVMPGHQPLLGVLESGPVNIRTSEGGTVVAAVHGGFISFADNKLSLLAEIAELADEIDVQRAERALERAKSDTDAAAERRADVRLRAVAVR is encoded by the coding sequence TTGGCTGCTGAGCTGCACGTCGAGCTGGTCGCCGCGGACCGCAGTGTCTGGTCCGGCGAGGCCACCCTGGTCGTCGCGCGCACCACGTCCGGCGACATCGGCGTCATGCCCGGTCACCAGCCGCTGCTCGGTGTGCTGGAGTCGGGCCCGGTGAACATCCGTACGAGTGAGGGTGGAACTGTCGTCGCCGCGGTGCACGGCGGATTCATCTCCTTCGCGGACAACAAGCTGTCGCTGCTGGCGGAGATCGCCGAGCTGGCGGACGAGATCGATGTCCAGCGCGCCGAGCGTGCGCTGGAGCGCGCCAAGTCGGACACGGATGCCGCCGCCGAGCGGCGCGCCGACGTCCGTCTGCGTGCGGTGGCGGTGCGCTAG
- a CDS encoding DUF2550 domain-containing protein has product MFLALLVSGCVVALVVVGLFVFGLRRRLIQRSGGTFDCSLRWNIREGQDASGKGWVYGVARYSGDRVEWFRIFSYAPRPRRVLERSAIEVLARRTPEGEEELALLSDAVVLACLHRGTRLELAMSEDALTGFLAWLEAAPPGQRVNVA; this is encoded by the coding sequence ATGTTCCTCGCTCTGCTTGTGAGCGGTTGCGTTGTCGCGCTTGTGGTGGTCGGACTGTTCGTCTTCGGACTGCGCAGGAGACTGATCCAGCGGTCCGGCGGCACCTTCGACTGCAGCCTCCGCTGGAACATCCGGGAGGGCCAGGACGCTTCCGGCAAGGGCTGGGTGTACGGCGTCGCGCGCTACAGCGGTGACCGGGTCGAGTGGTTCCGGATCTTCTCGTACGCTCCCCGTCCCCGCCGGGTTCTGGAGCGCTCGGCGATCGAGGTGCTGGCCCGCCGTACGCCCGAGGGCGAGGAGGAGCTGGCGCTGCTGTCCGACGCGGTCGTACTGGCCTGTCTGCACCGCGGGACGCGTCTGGAGCTGGCGATGAGCGAGGACGCGCTGACCGGTTTCCTCGCCTGGCTGGAGGCGGCACCGCCCGGCCAACGAGTCAATGTGGCGTGA
- a CDS encoding ATP synthase subunit C → MSQTLAAVTGDLKALGSIGYGLAAIGPGVGVGIIFGNGTQALARQPEAAGLIRANQILGFAFCEALALIGLVMPFVYGS, encoded by the coding sequence ATGTCCCAGACTCTTGCCGCCGTCACCGGTGACCTCAAGGCCCTCGGCTCCATCGGCTACGGCCTCGCGGCCATCGGCCCCGGCGTCGGCGTCGGCATCATCTTCGGAAACGGCACCCAGGCTCTTGCCCGTCAGCCCGAGGCTGCCGGTCTGATCCGCGCCAACCAGATCCTCGGCTTCGCCTTCTGTGAGGCGCTCGCCCTCATCGGCCTGGTCATGCCGTTCGTCTACGGCTCCTGA
- the atpD gene encoding F0F1 ATP synthase subunit beta yields MTTTVETAAATGRVARVIGPVVDVEFPVDAMPEIYNALTVQVADPAEDGALKTLTLEVAQHLGDGVVRAISMQPTDGLVRQAPVTDTGNGITVPVGDFTKGKVFNTLGEVLNVPEENGNATERWPIHRKAPSFDQLESKTEMFETGVKVIDLLTPYVKGGKIGLFGGAGVGKTVLIQEMIYRVANLHEGVSVFAGVGERTREGNDLIEEMSESGVIDKTALVFGQMDEPPGTRLRVALAGLTMAEYFRDVQKQDVLFFIDNIFRYTQAGSEVSTLLGRMPSAVGYQPNLADEMGLLQERITSTRGHSITSMQAIYVPADDLTDPAPATTFAHLDATTVLSRPISEKGIYPAVDPLDSTSRILDPRYITQEHYDAATRVKGILQKYKDLQDIIAILGIDELGEEDKLVVHRARRVERFLSQNTHVAKQFTGVDGSDVPLDESIAAFNAICDGEYDHFPEQAFFMCGGIEDLKANAKELGVS; encoded by the coding sequence ATGACGACGACAGTTGAGACGGCCGCTGCCACGGGCCGCGTCGCCCGGGTCATCGGCCCGGTCGTCGACGTGGAGTTCCCCGTCGACGCGATGCCGGAGATCTACAACGCGCTGACCGTCCAGGTCGCCGACCCGGCCGAGGACGGCGCGCTCAAGACGCTGACCCTCGAGGTCGCCCAGCACCTGGGTGACGGCGTGGTCCGCGCGATCTCGATGCAGCCCACCGACGGTCTGGTCCGCCAGGCCCCGGTGACCGACACGGGCAACGGCATCACCGTTCCCGTCGGTGACTTCACCAAGGGCAAGGTGTTCAACACCCTCGGTGAGGTGCTGAACGTCCCCGAGGAGAACGGCAACGCCACGGAGCGCTGGCCGATCCACCGCAAGGCCCCGAGCTTCGACCAGCTCGAGTCCAAGACCGAGATGTTCGAGACCGGCGTCAAGGTCATCGACCTTCTCACCCCGTACGTCAAGGGTGGAAAGATCGGTCTGTTCGGTGGTGCCGGTGTCGGCAAGACCGTGCTGATCCAGGAAATGATCTACCGCGTCGCCAACCTCCACGAGGGTGTTTCGGTGTTCGCGGGCGTCGGTGAGCGTACCCGTGAGGGCAACGACCTCATCGAGGAGATGTCGGAGTCGGGCGTCATCGACAAGACCGCCCTGGTCTTCGGTCAGATGGACGAGCCCCCGGGCACCCGTCTCCGTGTCGCCCTGGCCGGTCTGACCATGGCGGAGTACTTCCGCGATGTTCAGAAGCAGGACGTGCTCTTCTTCATCGACAACATCTTCCGGTACACCCAGGCCGGCTCCGAGGTGTCCACCCTGCTCGGCCGTATGCCGTCCGCGGTGGGTTACCAGCCGAACCTGGCCGACGAGATGGGTCTGCTGCAGGAGCGCATCACCTCGACGCGTGGTCACTCGATCACCTCGATGCAGGCGATCTACGTCCCCGCGGACGACCTGACCGACCCGGCCCCGGCCACCACCTTCGCCCACCTCGACGCGACGACGGTTCTCTCCCGTCCGATCTCCGAGAAGGGCATCTACCCGGCCGTGGACCCGCTGGACTCCACGTCCCGGATCCTGGACCCGCGCTACATCACGCAGGAGCACTACGACGCCGCCACGCGCGTCAAGGGGATCCTGCAGAAGTACAAGGACCTCCAGGACATCATCGCGATTCTCGGTATCGACGAGCTGGGCGAGGAGGACAAGCTGGTTGTCCACCGTGCCCGTCGCGTGGAGCGCTTCCTGTCCCAGAACACCCACGTCGCCAAGCAGTTCACCGGCGTGGACGGCTCGGACGTGCCGCTCGACGAGTCGATCGCCGCGTTCAACGCGATCTGCGACGGTGAGTACGACCACTTCCCCGAGCAGGCGTTCTTCATGTGCGGTGGCATCGAGGACCTCAAGGCCAACGCCAAGGAGCTCGGCGTCTCCTGA
- a CDS encoding F0F1 ATP synthase subunit gamma, whose protein sequence is MGAQLRVYKRRIKSVTATKKITKAMEMIAASRIVKAQRQVAASTPYATELTRAVTAVATGSTTNHALTTEAENPTRAAILLITSDRGLAGGYSANALKAAEQLTERLRGEGKEIDAYIVGRKGVSYYGFRERKVTESWTGFTDNPTYADAKMVAAPLIAAIEKDTAEGGVDELHIVFTEFVSMLTQTPVANRLLPLSLEQAEEETAKKGEILPLFDFEPSAEDVLDALLPRYVESRIYNALLQAAASKHAATRRAMKSATDNAGELIKSLGRLANAARQAEITQEISEIVGGASALADATAGSDK, encoded by the coding sequence ATGGGAGCCCAGCTCCGGGTCTACAAGCGTCGCATCAAATCCGTCACCGCGACCAAGAAGATCACCAAGGCGATGGAGATGATCGCCGCCTCGCGCATCGTCAAGGCGCAGCGCCAGGTGGCGGCCTCCACGCCGTACGCGACCGAGCTCACCCGTGCGGTGACCGCGGTGGCGACGGGGTCGACGACGAACCACGCCCTGACCACCGAGGCGGAGAACCCGACCCGGGCCGCGATCCTGCTCATCACGAGCGACCGCGGTCTGGCCGGCGGCTACTCCGCCAACGCCCTCAAGGCGGCGGAGCAGCTCACCGAGCGGCTCCGCGGCGAGGGCAAGGAGATCGACGCCTACATCGTCGGTCGCAAGGGCGTGTCGTACTACGGCTTCCGTGAGCGCAAGGTCACGGAGTCGTGGACGGGCTTCACCGACAACCCGACGTACGCGGACGCCAAGATGGTCGCGGCCCCGCTGATCGCGGCGATCGAGAAGGACACGGCCGAGGGTGGTGTGGACGAGCTCCACATCGTCTTCACCGAGTTCGTCTCGATGCTGACGCAGACGCCGGTGGCGAACCGGCTGCTGCCCCTCAGCCTCGAGCAGGCTGAGGAGGAGACGGCGAAGAAGGGCGAGATCCTTCCGCTGTTCGACTTCGAGCCGTCGGCCGAGGACGTCCTCGACGCCCTTCTGCCGCGCTACGTCGAGAGCCGGATCTACAACGCGCTGCTCCAGGCGGCTGCCTCCAAGCACGCCGCCACCCGCCGCGCGATGAAGTCGGCGACCGACAACGCCGGAGAGCTCATCAAGAGTCTCGGCCGGCTTGCCAACGCGGCCCGCCAGGCCGAAATCACCCAGGAAATCAGCGAGATCGTCGGTGGCGCCAGCGCCCTGGCCGACGCGACCGCGGGGAGTGACAAGTAA
- a CDS encoding F0F1 ATP synthase subunit delta yields the protein MNGASREALAAAHESLDALTDNTSVDAAKLAGELAAVTALLDREVSLRRVLTDPAQAAEAKAELAGRIFAGQVGGETADLLKGMVRSRWSQSRDLVDSLEELANTADLTAAQRTGVLDNVEDELFRFGRILSSSTELRSALTNRSAPASAKGELLSSLLGGKADAVTERLVVRLVTHPRGRSLESGLESLSKLAAERRDRMVAVVTSAVPLTEAQKQRLGAGLARIYGRDMHLNLEVDPTVLGGVSVRVGDEIINGTVAERLDEATRRMAG from the coding sequence ATGAACGGAGCCAGCCGCGAGGCGCTGGCCGCCGCGCACGAGTCCCTCGACGCGCTGACCGACAACACGTCGGTCGACGCGGCGAAGCTCGCCGGCGAGCTGGCTGCCGTCACCGCGCTGCTCGACCGTGAGGTGTCGCTGCGTCGGGTCCTCACCGACCCGGCGCAGGCCGCCGAGGCCAAGGCCGAGCTGGCCGGACGCATCTTCGCAGGTCAGGTCGGCGGCGAGACCGCCGACCTGCTGAAGGGCATGGTCCGGTCCCGCTGGTCGCAGTCGCGCGACCTGGTCGACTCGCTCGAGGAGCTGGCGAACACCGCAGACCTCACCGCCGCGCAGCGGACCGGTGTGCTCGACAACGTCGAGGACGAGCTGTTCCGCTTCGGCCGGATCCTTTCGTCCAGCACCGAACTGCGGTCGGCACTGACCAACCGGTCGGCCCCGGCCTCCGCCAAGGGCGAGCTGCTGAGCAGCCTGCTGGGCGGCAAGGCCGATGCGGTCACCGAGCGTCTGGTCGTCCGTCTCGTCACGCACCCGCGGGGACGTAGCCTGGAGTCGGGACTCGAGTCCCTGTCCAAGCTCGCCGCGGAGCGGCGGGACCGGATGGTCGCCGTCGTCACCTCGGCGGTGCCGCTCACCGAGGCGCAGAAGCAGCGCCTCGGCGCGGGTCTGGCGCGGATCTACGGCCGTGACATGCACCTCAATCTCGAAGTGGACCCCACGGTCCTCGGCGGGGTCTCGGTGCGGGTCGGTGACGAGATCATCAACGGCACCGTCGCGGAGCGTCTCGACGAGGCGACCCGCCGGATGGCCGGCTGA
- a CDS encoding glycoside hydrolase family 18 chitinase, which translates to MVGLASPAEAATSATADYVKTSDWGTGFEGKWTVKNTGTTTISSWTVEWDFPSGTKVTSAWDATVTNSGDHWTAKNVGWNGTLSPGASVSFGFNGSGSGSPSGCKLNGASCDGGSVPGDNPPSAPGTPTASDVTDTSVKLSWGAATDDNGVKNYDVLRDGAKVATVTGTTYTNTGLTAGTDYSYTVQARDTADQTGPVSGAVAVRTTGGGGDPGPGPGDKVKLGYFTNWGVYGRNYHVKNLVTSGSAAKITHINYAFGNVSGGKCTIGDAYADYDKAYTADQSVDGVADTWDQPLRGNFNQLRKLKAKYPHIKVLWSFGGWTWSGGFGQAVQNPAAFAQSCYDLVEDPRWADVFDGIDLDWEYPNACGLSCDTSGPAAFKNMMQAMRAKFGTNNLVTAAVTADASSGGKIDAADYGGAAQYIDWYNVMTYDFFGAWAKNGPTAPHSPLTSYSGIPQAGFNSAEAIAKFKAKGVPAKKLLLGIGFYGRGWTGVTQSAPGGTATGPAQGTYEAGIEDYKVLKNSCPATGTIAGTAYAHCGTNWWSYDTPATVTSKMRWANNQGLGGAFFWEFSGDTSNGELVGAINSGLG; encoded by the coding sequence ATGGTGGGCCTCGCCTCGCCCGCCGAGGCGGCCACCTCGGCCACCGCCGACTACGTCAAGACCTCCGACTGGGGCACCGGTTTCGAAGGCAAGTGGACGGTGAAGAACACCGGCACCACGACGATCAGCTCCTGGACCGTCGAGTGGGACTTCCCCTCCGGCACCAAGGTCACCTCCGCCTGGGACGCCACCGTCACCAACTCCGGCGACCACTGGACCGCCAAGAACGTCGGCTGGAACGGCACCCTGTCCCCGGGCGCCTCCGTCTCCTTCGGCTTCAACGGCAGCGGCTCCGGCTCGCCGTCCGGCTGCAAGCTCAACGGCGCCTCCTGCGACGGCGGCAGCGTTCCGGGCGACAACCCGCCCTCCGCCCCCGGCACCCCCACAGCCTCGGACGTCACCGACACCTCGGTGAAGCTCAGCTGGGGCGCGGCCACCGACGACAACGGCGTCAAGAACTACGACGTCCTGCGCGACGGCGCCAAGGTCGCCACGGTCACCGGCACCACGTACACCAACACGGGCCTGACCGCCGGCACCGACTACTCGTACACCGTCCAGGCCCGTGACACCGCCGACCAGACCGGACCGGTCAGCGGCGCCGTCGCGGTCCGTACGACCGGCGGCGGTGGCGACCCGGGCCCCGGCCCGGGCGACAAGGTCAAGCTGGGCTACTTCACCAACTGGGGCGTCTACGGGCGCAACTACCACGTGAAGAACCTGGTGACCTCCGGCTCGGCGGCGAAGATCACGCACATCAACTACGCCTTCGGCAACGTCAGCGGCGGCAAGTGCACCATCGGTGACGCCTACGCCGACTACGACAAGGCCTACACCGCGGACCAGAGCGTCGACGGCGTCGCCGACACCTGGGACCAGCCGCTGCGCGGCAACTTCAACCAGCTGCGCAAGCTCAAGGCGAAGTACCCGCACATCAAGGTGCTGTGGTCGTTCGGCGGCTGGACCTGGTCCGGCGGCTTCGGCCAGGCCGTGCAGAACCCGGCCGCCTTCGCCCAGTCCTGCTACGACCTCGTCGAGGACCCCCGCTGGGCCGATGTCTTCGACGGCATCGACCTGGACTGGGAGTACCCGAACGCCTGCGGTCTGAGCTGCGACACGTCCGGCCCGGCGGCCTTCAAGAACATGATGCAGGCCATGCGCGCCAAGTTCGGCACGAACAACCTGGTCACCGCGGCGGTCACCGCCGACGCCTCGTCCGGCGGCAAGATCGACGCGGCCGACTACGGCGGCGCCGCGCAGTACATCGACTGGTACAACGTGATGACGTACGACTTCTTCGGCGCCTGGGCCAAGAACGGTCCGACGGCCCCGCACTCCCCGCTCACCTCGTACTCGGGCATCCCGCAGGCCGGCTTCAACTCGGCCGAGGCGATCGCGAAGTTCAAGGCGAAGGGCGTACCGGCCAAGAAGCTGCTGCTCGGCATCGGCTTCTACGGGCGCGGGTGGACCGGTGTGACCCAGTCCGCCCCGGGCGGCACGGCGACCGGACCCGCTCAGGGGACGTACGAGGCGGGCATCGAGGACTACAAGGTCCTCAAGAACAGCTGCCCGGCCACCGGGACGATCGCGGGTACCGCGTACGCGCACTGCGGCACCAACTGGTGGAGCTACGACACCCCGGCGACCGTCACCTCCAAGATGCGCTGGGCGAACAACCAGGGACTGGGAGGCGCGTTCTTCTGGGAGTTCAGCGGTGACACGTCGAACGGAGAGCTGGTCGGCGCGATCAACAGCGGCCTCGGATAA